The following proteins come from a genomic window of Elusimicrobiota bacterium:
- a CDS encoding quinone-dependent dihydroorotate dehydrogenase codes for MDGFYRRVLRPVLFSLPPEAAHAVGMAALRIWGRWARRRPVDDPRLRVTLGAGADALVFDTPVGLAAGFDKDGEAVAGLATLGFGFLEVGTVTPRPQPGNAGPRLFRFPGVRALINRMGFNNAGAEALSARINGKFAVPIGVNIGKNKDTPNERAADDYIVCLERLYDRADFFVVNVSSPNTPGLRDLQAGDTLAALLRVLRERADALGSARPGRKRPLLFVKVSPDETDYQGIVDAAVGARFDGIVATNTTRDRSGLPPGAPAEGGLSGAPLKARSTEVVRTLSRLGGGRLALIAAGGVFTPEDAYEKILAGASLVEVYTGFVYEGPGMVRRLNRRLGKLLARGGFGNVAEARGYSAQ; via the coding sequence ATCGACGGTTTTTACCGGCGCGTCCTGCGCCCGGTCCTGTTTTCCCTTCCGCCCGAAGCCGCACACGCTGTGGGGATGGCCGCTTTAAGAATTTGGGGCCGTTGGGCCCGGCGCCGTCCCGTGGACGACCCGCGCCTGCGCGTCACGCTGGGCGCGGGGGCCGACGCGCTGGTTTTTGACACGCCCGTCGGTTTGGCGGCCGGTTTTGATAAAGACGGGGAAGCGGTCGCTGGCTTGGCCACCCTGGGCTTCGGTTTTTTGGAGGTCGGCACCGTGACCCCGCGTCCTCAGCCGGGCAACGCCGGGCCTCGGTTGTTCCGGTTCCCGGGGGTCCGGGCGTTGATCAACCGCATGGGGTTCAACAACGCCGGCGCGGAGGCCCTGTCCGCCCGGATCAACGGAAAATTCGCCGTGCCGATCGGCGTCAACATCGGCAAGAACAAAGACACGCCCAACGAGCGCGCGGCCGATGATTACATCGTTTGTTTGGAGCGGTTGTACGACCGGGCGGATTTTTTCGTGGTGAACGTCAGTTCGCCGAACACGCCGGGTCTGCGGGACCTGCAGGCGGGGGACACCCTCGCGGCCCTCCTGCGCGTATTGCGGGAAAGGGCCGACGCTCTGGGGTCCGCGCGGCCCGGCCGCAAGCGCCCGCTCTTGTTCGTCAAAGTGTCGCCGGACGAAACGGATTATCAAGGCATTGTGGACGCGGCCGTCGGGGCGCGTTTCGACGGGATCGTCGCGACCAACACCACCCGGGACCGATCGGGCCTGCCGCCCGGGGCCCCCGCGGAGGGGGGACTGAGCGGCGCGCCGCTCAAGGCGCGTTCGACGGAGGTGGTGCGGACGCTGTCGCGGCTCGGGGGCGGGCGCTTGGCGCTCATCGCCGCGGGGGGCGTTTTTACACCCGAGGACGCCTACGAAAAAATTTTGGCGGGCGCCTCTCTCGTGGAGGTGTACACCGGGTTCGTTTACGAAGGCCCCGGGATGGTCCGCCGCCTAAACCGCCGGCTGGGGAAATTGCTGGCCCGGGGCGGGTTCGGGAACGTCGCGGAAGCGCGGGGGTATTCGGCCCAATGA
- the pyrF gene encoding orotidine-5'-phosphate decarboxylase translates to MKTGFKKEVIIALDLSGRAARRLVARLGAAVDFYKVPPALTLEDPGLVPWLLRRKKRVFLDCKWYDIPSQVKRSVESAGRLGLTACTIHAGAGSAVMRAALAARPRPLVWGVSVLTSLGASDLKEVGVSAPPARQVLRLARLAQKMGLDGLVCSAQEVTLLRRAGIRLPLVTPGIQFGDAGGADQKRVASPEAAWTAGANALVIGRSVVEARDPVAAARDVLAIKNKKGRS, encoded by the coding sequence ATGAAAACCGGTTTTAAAAAAGAAGTGATCATCGCCCTGGATCTTTCCGGCCGAGCGGCCCGGCGGTTGGTCGCGCGCTTGGGCGCCGCGGTGGATTTTTATAAAGTGCCCCCGGCCCTGACGTTGGAAGACCCCGGCCTCGTGCCGTGGCTCCTCCGACGGAAAAAGCGGGTGTTCCTGGACTGCAAATGGTACGATATCCCTTCCCAAGTGAAACGCTCGGTGGAATCCGCGGGGCGGTTGGGCTTGACGGCCTGCACCATCCACGCGGGCGCCGGGTCGGCCGTGATGCGGGCCGCCCTCGCCGCCCGGCCCCGGCCGTTGGTTTGGGGTGTGTCGGTCCTGACGAGTTTGGGGGCGTCCGATTTGAAAGAGGTGGGCGTGTCCGCCCCGCCGGCCCGGCAGGTTCTGCGCTTGGCGCGCCTCGCGCAGAAAATGGGTTTGGACGGGTTGGTGTGTTCGGCCCAGGAAGTCACGCTCCTGCGGCGCGCGGGCATCCGCCTGCCGCTCGTGACCCCGGGCATTCAATTCGGCGACGCGGGGGGGGCGGACCAAAAACGGGTGGCCTCGCCCGAAGCGGCCTGGACCGCCGGGGCCAACGCCCTCGTGATCGGCCGCAGTGTCGTCGAGGCCCGGGACCCGGTCGCCGCCGCGCGGGACGTGTTGGCCATCAAGAACAAGAAAGGGCGTTCGTGA
- the pyrE gene encoding orotate phosphoribosyltransferase: MSEFSDLARDVYRVCNIKGTFRLRSGQVSNEYFDKYLFESDPRLLKRIGAALKVRLPAGTELLAGLELGGVPVATAIALETGLPLLFVRKKAKEYGTRKLAEGTDFKGKRVTVVEDVVTTGGAILDGVAALRAQGAQIEDVLCVIDRESGGPEKLKEKGLRLIPLFTASELRKSLQSPAEILYGKEKQ, translated from the coding sequence GTGAGCGAATTCAGCGATTTGGCGCGGGACGTCTATCGCGTCTGCAACATCAAGGGCACTTTCCGCCTGCGCAGCGGGCAGGTGTCCAACGAATATTTCGACAAATACCTTTTTGAATCCGACCCGCGCCTTTTGAAACGGATCGGGGCGGCCCTTAAAGTCCGCTTGCCCGCCGGTACGGAACTTTTGGCCGGTCTGGAACTGGGCGGGGTGCCGGTGGCGACCGCGATCGCCCTGGAAACGGGGTTGCCGCTCCTCTTCGTGCGCAAAAAGGCCAAGGAGTACGGCACGCGCAAATTGGCCGAGGGAACCGATTTCAAAGGGAAGCGCGTCACCGTCGTTGAGGACGTGGTGACCACGGGCGGCGCCATTCTGGACGGCGTGGCGGCCCTGCGGGCGCAGGGGGCCCAAATCGAGGACGTGCTGTGCGTCATCGACCGGGAGTCCGGCGGGCCCGAAAAATTGAAAGAGAAAGGCCTTCGTTTGATCCCCTTGTTTACGGCGTCGGAACTTCGAAAATCACTTCAGTCTCCCGCGGAGATTCTTTATGGAAAAGAAAAACAATAA
- a CDS encoding phosphoribosylformylglycinamidine cyclo-ligase, with translation MEKKNNKGWTYKKAGVDIDAGDALVDRIKKKLPAIGDFAGLFPFPKGYKKPYLVGCTDGVGTKLKIAQELGVHDTIGIDLVAMNVNDLVCGGARPLFFLDYFATGHLDVDTAEKVIGGMIEGCRQAGCALIGGETAEMPGFYKPEEYDLAGFAVGVVDESQRVRNDKIKPGDVLLGLPSSGVHSNGYSLVRVLFRGPDLKKWGKALLAPTKIYVKPVLNALQKHRGAIKGIAHITGGGLLENVPRFLPKNCDAVFHTASWPLPEVFAEIRKRGNVSDIEMFRTFNMGLGLVLAVSREKAAAVKKLLEPCFEVGRVEKGARAVRLD, from the coding sequence ATGGAAAAGAAAAACAATAAAGGCTGGACCTATAAAAAAGCGGGGGTTGACATCGACGCCGGCGACGCGTTGGTGGACCGCATCAAGAAAAAATTGCCCGCCATCGGCGATTTCGCGGGGCTCTTCCCGTTCCCCAAGGGCTACAAGAAACCCTATCTGGTCGGCTGCACCGACGGCGTGGGCACGAAGCTCAAAATCGCCCAAGAACTCGGCGTCCACGACACCATCGGCATCGACCTGGTGGCCATGAACGTCAACGACCTCGTTTGCGGCGGCGCGCGGCCGCTTTTCTTCCTGGACTATTTCGCCACCGGCCACTTGGACGTCGACACCGCCGAGAAGGTCATCGGCGGCATGATCGAAGGCTGCCGCCAGGCGGGTTGCGCCCTGATCGGCGGGGAGACCGCGGAGATGCCCGGGTTCTACAAGCCCGAGGAATACGATTTGGCCGGTTTCGCCGTCGGCGTGGTGGACGAGAGCCAGCGGGTGCGCAACGACAAAATCAAGCCGGGGGACGTCCTGCTCGGCCTGCCTTCGTCGGGAGTCCACTCGAACGGTTACTCCCTCGTGCGCGTCCTTTTCCGCGGGCCGGACCTGAAAAAATGGGGAAAAGCCCTCTTGGCGCCCACCAAAATCTACGTGAAGCCGGTCCTGAACGCCCTTCAAAAACACCGGGGGGCCATCAAGGGCATCGCGCACATCACGGGCGGCGGGCTGTTGGAAAACGTGCCCCGCTTCCTTCCCAAGAACTGCGACGCCGTTTTTCACACGGCGAGCTGGCCCCTGCCCGAGGTGTTCGCCGAAATCCGAAAACGGGGCAACGTGTCCGACATCGAAATGTTCCGGACGTTCAACATGGGGCTGGGTCTCGTGCTGGCCGTGTCGCGGGAGAAGGCCGCGGCCGTGAAGAAGCTTTTGGAGCCCTGCTTCGAAGTGGGCCGGGTGGAAAAAGGCGCCCGGGCCGTCCGGCTGGACTGA
- the purN gene encoding phosphoribosylglycinamide formyltransferase, with protein MDPVGIGVLVSGGGSNFEALVAAARRGEIPRADFRLLISNKPGAGALDRAARLGVPARVFDPKTFPDRGACFDAVADALLEKGVRVVCLAGFLLKVEPNFIRRFPGRILNIHPALLPKFGGKGMYGRHVHEAVLAAGEKESGCTVHLVDDEFDHGPAIARAKVPVVPGDTAEGLAARVLEQEHRLYPAALRQFLEKLDKVNK; from the coding sequence GTGGACCCCGTCGGCATCGGGGTGTTGGTGTCCGGCGGCGGGTCGAATTTCGAGGCGCTGGTCGCGGCGGCGCGGCGGGGCGAAATCCCCCGCGCCGATTTCCGTCTCCTGATTTCCAACAAGCCGGGCGCGGGCGCCCTGGACCGGGCGGCGCGCCTCGGCGTTCCCGCCCGGGTGTTCGACCCCAAAACCTTCCCGGACCGCGGGGCCTGTTTCGACGCGGTGGCCGACGCCTTGCTGGAAAAAGGCGTGCGCGTCGTCTGCCTCGCGGGTTTCCTCCTCAAAGTCGAACCGAACTTCATCCGCCGCTTCCCCGGGCGGATCCTCAACATTCACCCGGCGCTACTGCCCAAGTTCGGCGGCAAGGGCATGTACGGCCGCCATGTGCACGAGGCGGTGTTGGCCGCCGGTGAAAAAGAGTCCGGATGCACGGTGCATCTGGTCGACGACGAATTCGACCACGGCCCCGCGATCGCGCGCGCGAAAGTTCCGGTGGTCCCCGGCGACACGGCCGAGGGGCTGGCCGCCCGTGTTCTGGAACAAGAACACCGCCTCTACCCGGCCGCCCTGCGGCAATTCCTCGAAAAACTTGATAAGGTAAACAAATGA
- a CDS encoding adenylosuccinate lyase — MIPRYTRPEMAALWTDEFRWQTILDVELLAAEAYARTPEDRRAVKTLRRRAKVDVARILEIEKTTKHDLIAFLTQIEEKAGPAAKVLHRGLTSSDVLDTALAVQMARAADLLIVGIERLRAAVKKLARAHAATPMMGRSHGVHGEPITFGFKVAGWYTELTRGARRLAQTRAEVAFGKLSGAMGNFAHLDPSVEAAVCRRLGLRPEPVSTQVVPRDRHAHFVQTLALVAAGLERIATEIRHLQRTEVLEVEEPFSKGQKGSSAMPHKRNPIASENICGLARLLRAHSLAALENVALWHERDISHSSVERVILPDATILLDYMLHRLAGVIDGLQVHPERMAANMEKTADIVCSQRIVVALAKKGLPKQQAYEIVQGHALAAWTAGTPFRPAVSNDARVRERLSPGEIAACFDRGSFYKNAARAVARATKE, encoded by the coding sequence ATGATCCCGCGCTACACCCGGCCCGAAATGGCCGCCCTGTGGACCGACGAATTCCGCTGGCAAACCATTCTGGACGTGGAGCTCTTGGCGGCGGAGGCCTACGCCCGCACACCCGAAGACCGCCGCGCGGTCAAAACCCTTCGCCGTCGGGCCAAGGTGGACGTGGCCCGCATTTTGGAAATCGAGAAAACCACGAAACACGACCTCATCGCTTTCTTGACCCAAATCGAGGAGAAAGCCGGTCCCGCCGCGAAAGTGTTGCACCGGGGACTGACCTCTTCCGATGTGTTGGACACGGCCCTGGCCGTGCAAATGGCGCGCGCGGCGGATCTCCTGATCGTCGGGATCGAGCGACTGCGGGCCGCTGTGAAGAAGCTCGCCCGCGCCCACGCCGCCACCCCCATGATGGGGCGCAGCCACGGCGTTCACGGGGAACCCATCACCTTCGGTTTTAAAGTCGCCGGGTGGTACACCGAATTGACACGGGGCGCCCGCCGCCTCGCTCAAACCCGCGCGGAAGTGGCTTTCGGCAAATTGTCCGGGGCCATGGGGAATTTCGCCCACCTGGATCCCTCGGTTGAAGCCGCTGTTTGCCGTCGCCTGGGCCTTCGGCCGGAGCCCGTCTCGACTCAGGTGGTGCCCCGGGACCGCCACGCGCATTTTGTTCAAACCCTGGCCCTGGTGGCCGCGGGCTTGGAGCGCATCGCCACCGAAATCCGGCACCTCCAGCGCACCGAGGTGCTGGAAGTCGAAGAGCCCTTTTCCAAAGGCCAAAAAGGCTCCAGCGCCATGCCCCACAAGCGCAACCCCATCGCTTCCGAAAACATTTGCGGCCTGGCGCGGCTCTTGCGCGCCCACAGTCTGGCCGCCCTGGAAAACGTCGCCCTCTGGCACGAGCGGGACATTTCCCATTCTTCCGTCGAGCGGGTGATCCTGCCCGACGCCACGATTTTGTTGGACTACATGCTCCACCGTTTGGCCGGGGTGATCGACGGGCTGCAGGTCCACCCGGAACGCATGGCCGCCAACATGGAGAAAACGGCCGACATCGTTTGCTCCCAGCGGATTGTGGTGGCTCTGGCGAAAAAAGGCCTGCCCAAGCAACAGGCCTACGAAATCGTGCAGGGGCACGCCCTGGCGGCCTGGACCGCGGGAACGCCCTTCCGGCCGGCCGTGTCCAACGACGCGCGGGTCCGCGAACGCCTTTCCCCCGGCGAGATCGCCGCCTGTTTTGATCGCGGATCCTTTTACAAGAACGCCGCCCGCGCCGTCGCCCGGGCCACGAAAGAGTAA
- a CDS encoding YtxH domain-containing protein → MSDNTSSPSLAAFLVGAALGAAAALLLAPRSGRDTRRRLARWLEEWEDETKDLLAEGGELLREQADKVRRRVKDAAQDVAKEFGGRAP, encoded by the coding sequence ATGAGCGACAATACTTCCTCGCCGTCTCTAGCGGCGTTTCTGGTCGGCGCGGCGCTTGGCGCGGCCGCCGCGCTGCTCCTGGCCCCGCGGTCGGGCCGCGACACCCGCCGCCGTCTGGCCCGATGGTTGGAAGAATGGGAAGACGAAACGAAGGACCTGTTGGCCGAAGGCGGTGAGCTCCTCCGCGAACAGGCCGACAAAGTCCGCCGCCGCGTCAAGGACGCCGCCCAGGACGTGGCCAAAGAGTTCGGGGGCCGCGCGCCCTGA
- a CDS encoding cyclic nucleotide-binding domain-containing protein, whose translation MSDAPVAPLPTSLPGRLAGRARQFLESFFGDPVFRKKLRFLRSVVLFKDLPSRDLARIVKQIMEKTYGPGDVVFQEGDVGRAFFIVAEGRVEVLRRNTASGEMEPVAQFGPGDFLAEMVLLDELPRASTCRAVETAHLYVMYKDIFDHLRIHFPRAAAPILYTLGRLLSARLRREHRVLPRVAVPKPPVS comes from the coding sequence ATGAGCGACGCCCCGGTCGCCCCGCTCCCCACCTCCCTGCCCGGCCGTTTGGCCGGCCGGGCGCGCCAATTCCTCGAAAGTTTTTTCGGGGATCCCGTTTTCCGCAAGAAACTCCGATTCCTCCGCTCGGTGGTCCTCTTCAAGGATCTGCCCAGCCGCGATTTGGCCCGCATCGTCAAGCAAATCATGGAAAAGACCTACGGCCCCGGCGATGTGGTGTTCCAGGAGGGCGACGTGGGCCGCGCTTTTTTCATCGTGGCCGAAGGGCGGGTGGAGGTGCTCCGCCGCAACACGGCGTCCGGCGAGATGGAGCCGGTGGCGCAGTTCGGGCCCGGCGATTTCCTGGCCGAGATGGTTTTGCTCGACGAATTGCCGCGCGCCTCGACCTGCCGCGCCGTGGAGACCGCCCACCTGTACGTGATGTACAAAGACATCTTCGACCACCTGCGGATTCATTTCCCGCGCGCCGCCGCGCCCATCCTCTACACCCTGGGCCGGCTTCTGAGCGCGCGCCTTCGACGGGAACACCGGGTCCTGCCCCGGGTCGCGGTCCCCAAACCGCCGGTCTCGTGA
- a CDS encoding AI-2E family transporter — translation MSAPFVDFRPEERRVHGGVMLLAVGLILWFLYEVRVVVMPFLFAAVLAYLLNPLVSFLEIRGVRREKAVVILFVGFTVLMTGLSYWALVAVGQDIPDLRANWPDYMHRAETAMRRAQEVLEFEWPELKRTKILEKTITDAMAWIHFNWWKSQGFVTSVFEFVVNLLLIPFVAFFFLRGGPRAAQITLDACPGVWVERFLSLLSKINGVFGKYARGMIFEAFLVGVFSVAGLWFIGLDYAALIGIAAGLGNMIPYLGPVVGGAVGMMVAIFQFSNLEGPARVLVVFLAVHYIDSWILQPLIMKRSVNLNPVTVIFALMAGLALGGLWGLVFAVPVASLVKEAGVVIHEWYRSERGMISTSRDIAQAAAKPWVF, via the coding sequence GTGAGCGCGCCGTTCGTCGATTTCCGTCCCGAAGAGCGCCGCGTCCACGGCGGGGTGATGCTGCTGGCGGTCGGGTTGATCTTGTGGTTTCTCTATGAAGTGCGCGTCGTGGTCATGCCGTTCCTCTTCGCGGCCGTTCTGGCCTACCTTCTCAACCCCCTTGTTTCCTTTTTAGAAATTCGCGGCGTCCGGCGCGAGAAGGCGGTCGTCATTCTTTTTGTGGGGTTCACGGTTTTGATGACGGGGCTCTCTTATTGGGCGCTCGTCGCCGTCGGTCAGGACATTCCCGACCTGCGGGCCAATTGGCCCGATTACATGCACCGCGCCGAAACCGCCATGCGCCGGGCCCAGGAGGTTCTGGAATTCGAATGGCCGGAACTGAAGCGCACCAAAATCCTCGAAAAAACCATCACCGACGCCATGGCGTGGATCCATTTCAACTGGTGGAAGTCCCAGGGTTTCGTGACCTCGGTGTTTGAGTTCGTCGTCAACCTCCTGCTGATCCCGTTTGTGGCTTTTTTCTTTTTGCGGGGCGGGCCCCGGGCCGCGCAGATCACCCTCGACGCCTGCCCCGGGGTGTGGGTCGAGCGGTTCCTCAGCCTCCTCAGCAAAATCAACGGTGTGTTCGGCAAATACGCCCGGGGCATGATTTTCGAGGCCTTTTTGGTGGGTGTGTTTTCCGTGGCCGGTCTGTGGTTTATTGGATTGGATTACGCCGCCTTGATCGGAATCGCGGCGGGGTTGGGGAACATGATTCCTTACCTCGGCCCGGTCGTCGGCGGAGCGGTGGGGATGATGGTGGCGATCTTCCAATTTTCGAATCTGGAAGGCCCGGCGCGGGTGCTGGTGGTGTTCCTCGCGGTGCATTACATCGACAGTTGGATCCTGCAACCGTTGATCATGAAACGCAGCGTCAATTTGAACCCGGTCACGGTCATCTTCGCTTTGATGGCCGGTTTGGCGTTGGGGGGTCTCTGGGGCCTGGTGTTCGCCGTCCCGGTGGCCAGCCTCGTCAAAGAGGCCGGCGTCGTCATCCACGAGTGGTACCGCTCCGAACGCGGCATGATCTCCACCTCCCGCGACATCGCCCAGGCGGCGGCCAAACCCTGGGTGTTTTAA